In Euphorbia lathyris chromosome 2, ddEupLath1.1, whole genome shotgun sequence, the sequence TGTGGAAAAACCCAATAAAGAAAATGGACCGACCCTCGTAAATTCAAAACACGAGCTCCCAATTTCCATCGATTTTTATTAGCGTTtttcattaattatttatttccttattattattattattattatttattaaaaaaacaaacaaaaaaaatgaaataatttatACTATATATACAGGGGAGTAGGAGAGGGTGTGCAAAGTGTGCTACCGCACCGGCCCCCAAATTTAAAGGGCCTAATCTTTTTATTAtacaatatttaaataattttattattatttattatgttcAAAATTGAGTGAATGTTACTTATTCAGGAAATATCTAAAGCCTAATAGTTTAAGAGGATCTAAttttttgttgttattattattatacaatatctaattaaattatttttgttatatttattatgtcaaACCTTAACGTTAAagtatttttgtgttttatttttgtgggtttgtcagttcttggacCTCGAATGCTCATcccgcccaagttctgtctcgtcccaatttctatcaatttttttttttcctaatgaATAAGGTccaattttttcatttagcacagggtCCCATAAATGTTTAAGACCGCCCTGCATATATATGGGTACAGGAATAAAATAAAGGCAAGGTTTTTAGTTCATATTCCATCCTTTGCCCTCCCTTAATTCAAGCAAATTTGAACATGTAAACCCTAACAACAACGCAGAATTTGGCAACAACGGGAAAATTAGCTAAATAGGCAACAATGAGTAACGTCGAAGAAGCTCGAGAAAGGCAACTTTCACTCGTTTAGTCTGCGCAATCAAGGAAGAACAAATATGGAAATACTAAAGAGAATGAGGTAAACGTTACAATCTAATTACTccttaatttttgttttgactTTGAAAACGTTTGATTACAGGAATTAATAGTTACCAAAAGTTTAAATTCAAATCTTTGACGTCTTTGAATTTGTAAAATCCATATAAAACCATGGATTTATTTGCCAATCACCCTTCCGACTTTTGATTTGATTCTAGATACCTTCAGTGCTTTGTGTTAGGCTtaagttttttttctttgagaGTGTGGAGATGAACCCTGCTAATCATGAGCTTGAGGAAGGGGAGATTCCCCATGAGGACATTAACATGAACCCTGATGTTACTCTCTCTTACATTGTAAGGGTTTCATTTGAAAATGATGTCCTCCAATGAACTTTATTATGACAATATTACCTGAGCAATTAATGCATAATATGAGCAAGCACTTGAATCATTATATTTGTTCTTAGTGAGCATTGAGGGCAATTTCACTGCCTTTTCCTATGTCCCTGTTTATGTCATGCTTGCTGCTTCTCTAAATAATTCCAATTCTAATTCTCTTTTTTGAATTGACAACTAAACTTAGGttcttttttatcttttaagcGCAAACTGCTTCTTACTAGTGTAAATCTAATCTAATTGTCttggttaatttaattaaaatcttATTCTGTATTCTTAGTTGgcaatatataattttatataatttttttaaaaaaggaGCATTTGCATCCGCCCTTAAAGAGAAAGCCGGCCGATGAAAACGCTTCACCCATTCGCATCGGCCAATGGTTGACGCAAGCCATCTGCATCTTGGGCTTTTAGGTGGCTAAAAAGCCAACGCAAATGGCCCAAAACGGCGGACACCAATGACATTTGTTACACTAGTGGTGCCTCCATAACATTTGGATTGATAACTATttgttatgattttttttttatgagtcTGGCATCACTTGGGTTCTAGAAAATGATGATTGATCCTATTAAGGAAAATGCGAAATAGGGGGTTGGTCTAATTTTTCAGTTTTATGAAATTCACCCTGCTATCTAGTAGTGTTTCAAtggatataaattataataaagacGTATATTCCTATGTAATCACTATAAAATACtattttggtatttaaactTAACCAAATCTGAAGTTTCATTACTTTTGATTTAGTGAAATTTAGtttttgaactttgattattgTTAATATTTAGTTCTTATATGATCAAATCATCATTCTTAAATATCATATGTCTTCTATTTTCAGgatgaaataaaaatatcaaaGTCCTATCCACTAAATAATGCATTTCTCATGAATGTCAATCATAAATAGAAGTAATTAAGaggtaaaaaattaaaattttgaacaaaaagaagaagcaaaaaaaaaaaaaaaaaaaaaaaatagcctCCATATATAAGATGTCAATAATCTGAATATTTATAGAGTATGTAATAAACTCTAACAAGGATAAGGATAAGAATAGAGCCAAACAAAATACATAAAGTTTAGACTTTAAATTATAGTCATAGTCTTTTAAAAGTTAGGCTACTTGCTACCTAGTTATGTATATTATTAATTAGGTAAGaagttagaaattagaaatgAAAAATTGTTTAGTCTAAGTTTGAATTTGAGATTGAAATGTTACTATCGGACGTGCAATGCCTGTGACTTCAAAACAGTGTCGCTTGGGGCTCTGTCTCATATATCTTTGATGGGATACACTACACATGAAGgaaagaaatatgatcttgtaTGAAGTCAAAATGATGATTGATCCTATTAAGGAAAATGCGAAATAGGAAAATGCGAAAGAGCTTGAAAACACATAAAGGAAGACAATGCTGGAATGAAaatattagagaatatattAGTTAGTAGTAGATAACAGTAAGATACATGGTCTATTAACTAATATATTCTCTAATAGAAAACACATAAAGGAAACGGAACTGATCTATTAACAGTCAATTGTTTGGTTAGAAATAGGCAAGCTATTTCTTTGTCATACATACACTTGTGTTATAATATCTCATGACAGTGACAAGCATTTATCCACTCTAAAGGCACAAAAACACTTTAATCACTCTAGTTTTGCAATTTGAACAGCATTCTCAACATAACAACACTTTGAGATAAAATTATGAGCCTCTAACGAAAATATTATATGCAATGCTTAAGAAACAAAGGGAGTAGGAGTAATGAATCCAAATTGGATTTTATATATAGATGAGATTTTACAAGAATCCTGTTAAAAGAGTGGGTAACCCATGATTTTACTTCTTATTACATTAGTAAGGCCATTAATGAATTATAAACTATTTGTACATCCCTCTACTggcaaaacttataattaactATTTTACTTAATATATATGCAACTGCATAGGTTTATGACTTAAAAGCAATTATTGATTCTGTTGGTTGtaaagaaaacattaaaatgAATTATTTGTGGGTtttgaaaaaaacataaaaggaGGAAATGATGATTTGTAAATTTGAATATGGTCTGCACTTTTCATGTATTACTTATCATATTGTGCAACTCAATCAAAGTTTATTTGTTTTGCTAAAGGATGAGAGGATTCAAAATGTCTTGGGCCattttcaaaacgattttgccGGTGAGGTTACTAAAGAGGAATTGGGTAAGTGACTCCAAATAGATGTTGTTCAAGATCCATACAAGTAAGGGTGAGATATTTTTATATATCGATAATGATGGGTGgacatttttcctttcagcGGCTAAATATGATGATTATGGCTCATTTTTACGATCTTCTCCAAGGAGCTCTGATTGGTCTTATCCAAAGACTCGAGAAAGAAATTGTAGCACACAAAGACTCAACAAGGGAAGTGGTGGAAAGCCATCACAAAAAACTGCTGATGAATCTCCTACTAGCATTCTTAAGGTTTGTCTTTTTTGCTTATTTGATGTTTTCTTCACagatatctttatattaattgatGAACTAAAAGTTATCTGCCTATGTTTGTACCGAAAACAGATAATGACCTCCTTTCCAGTTCCGGGTGGTGCCTTAATATCGCCTCTTCAAGAAAATCTCCTTTGCCTCAAGGAAAAGAAGATATTCTCGAGGAACGTTAAACCTGTCCCATTCCTGAAGCGTGGTCAAACCAGTTCTACCTTGTTGGCAAAAGAGTCTGTTTCTTTAGTGGGTAAACTTTCAAAGAAAAGTAAAGCTCATGCTCCTTCCTCTAATGCATCTGGAAACAAGGAAGATCTTCCACGTGGATCACTTGCTCCTTCAAAACACAAGGTTGTTCAGCAAGCTGCATTTTGTGTACAGGATAAATTCTTGACGTCTTCTGCTAAGGAAAGGGCATTATCACAGGGCAAGAAGTTGCATAGGTCCAAGAGTAGCAAAAATGCAGCTGGAAATTCACTTGCTTCTGAAGTGGCGCCACCAGCTCCAAACCCAAATCCTGGACTTATATTGGACCACTGGGTCTGTTGTGACAGTTGTCAGAAATGGCGGTTGTTACCCTATGACACATTGCCTGAGCACCTCCCTAAGAAGTGGCTGTGCAGTATGCTTAACTGGCTGTAAGTTCCTTTACTACTTTGCTTGACTTATAAACATGAGATGCAATTGTATAAACCATGGATTGTTTTCGTTTGAAAACCCTTTCTTTTTTTGAATATGTATCTGTATACTTGAATTAACTCAACTAAGTCTAGATCCTCTTAATTTGGTTGGTTTATAAATGTTAATTTGTTTGCCTAAAGTCTTACCTTGTAAATTTGTGAAAAGGTAAGATCTTCTGAGTTTATGTTCTTTTAGATGGAAAAGCTGTGTTGCTTGACTTGAATTCTTATAAATAGATCAAAAGGGCTGGCAAAAGTCGAGATTAAATGATTTAGACATTTTGAAAGAAAAGTGGATGTTTAGAAGATATCTCCTGCAATATAGACATCTTTGTGCTGATTCATAAACTTTTTGGCATTGTGATATAGGCCTGGAAAGAACCGGTGTGACATCAGTGAGGAGGAGACAACAAAAGCTCTCATCGATGAGGGGGAGACAACAAAAGCTCTCGATGCTGTGTATCAAAAAAGGATGCAAAATGATACCAGCAGAACTACATCAGGAGTGCATGTCCAACATGTAAATCACACCCTTCAGAGTCTTAATTCCCTTGCAGGGCCTACACAGGCAAAGAAGAAACATGGCTTGAAGGAAATAGCAAAGGAAGGTATCAGCAGTGGCATGATGCGGTCATCAAACTCCCTGAATAATCACTTGCAGGAATCTGTGAAAAGCAGAAGCCGGAACAATATGAACCAGCCTCCTGCAGAAGCAAATCTAGTGAACAAATCTAGATTTTATACTTTGAGTAAATCTCAAAACTTGGTTGCAGAAGTGAAACGAAATCCTCTGGGTGAAGGTAACAAGTTCATTTTATAACTGACTTTCCATTTACTTGTCAGAATCCAAACCTAATATTTATGTGCTTGTTTTGTATGTTTATCAGCAGGAAACACCAAGCTAGTAAAGATGAAAAACAAGAGGGAGGCTGAGCACTATGGATCTGGGAatcctaaaaaaattaaaatagatcTCTCAGATAAACACATACTAAAATCAACCGAGTGCTCCTCTTCACGGGATGTGAGATGTGATGCGAAGGAAAGATTACCCGTCCCTGTGAAGAATCTCTGCAACCAATCTCAGATTTCATCATCCTTGAATGTGAAGAAAAGAAAATTGATAGAGTGGCAAGGTGATCAGAATGGCCTTGACAGCACTGCCACTGGGAATAACAGCAGGgggaaattaatcaaaaagGAGGAGGTGGTAAAGAAACTCAAGGTTTCTTCATGGGGAAGTCAAGATCATGCTGTAGATGGAGTGAATGCTGAAAGGCGTATTCATAAAGACCAGCCACTACagaaaaatagaggaaattttACTTCTCAACAACATCTGGGACTTGCACAACTTTCAATGAGAGCCACTTCAAGTTCATCAAAGGAGGGAGAGGTTGACCTTAGATCCCGTGCACCCCCGCCTAAAAGgataaataatgttaaacacAACATTCCTGATAAGCCTAGCAATAAGTTTTGTAAGGATGTGAAGGTCCATGTCAACAGGACTAATTCTGGACAGCAGAAAGCGGGATATGGGTCCTCGGGGGAACCTGGTCCCAGGTTGTGACAACGGTATACTTAAAAGGGCAAAAAGTTGAGAGATTATGCAGATATTCTTAAGGTTCGTTATTTCTTCTATTGAATTTTTGAatcttatttaaataatttgTTATGCATATGTGGTACTATCACTTGGAAAAAGAAGCTATATCGTTGCTGTGCTTTGATTACTTTTCAGGACTCGGGGTGTGATTTTGAAAGTAATGAAACAAACTTCCAAGCTGCTCGGAAGTTTATTCATAGAGCTTCTCTCCTAGAAACTAGCAATGAGGTTGGCAGACCGGGGCATATAGTATAACAGCTAAACTTTGCCAGTAAGTAAATATAAGGTACTAAAGATTTTTATAAATAACATTTCTTTGCTTACTATAATGTTCTTTAGCTTCTTATAACATTGAATAAGGATTAAAACATACATTTAATATTATTTGGCATGGGCTTATTTTGATCCTACCTTTTCATCAAAACCTCTTCTGCAAACTAAATTATCTTTTGAAATAATTCTTATGATCATACAAGCCAGTGTTTGTGCTAAATCTAGCTGAATTTTGAGTATTGACTGCTAAGTGTTTAATATTTCTAGTCCTGTTCATGGCCCATCTGCCCAAATCCGTTCTTCATAGATTAGATTTGAACATTACATGTTATATATTTGACACTTGGTCTGAATCTTACCTGTTTAAGTCCAAACATAAAATGAGTTGAATTTAGAATTTGTCGACGGCTATTGCGCTACTTCAcatattttttctttatcaaaGATTATGTTCATTGAGTTTCGTATTGAAATTGGATGCGCTTACCGCTATAATCAAACTCCACATGGAAGCATCCACCTTGGTTTCTCATAatcataattaaatttttttttcaatttattatcttttttatatgaatatatTAGTGGGGAGGGTTAGTTGAACTTGAGAATTAGTTCCCGTAATTCAAGCCGATATAAATATAGTGCAGATTGGAAATTGGACAAGATAGTTAAGTGATAAGTTGGATTGGACCTGGCCCAAATCTAAATATTTGTGTAATTTTCTATTCTCTCATTTCATTGTGAATAAATTGCACCTTTTGAATCTAATTCAGTATTCCAAATTATTGGCTTAATGAATAACCTTGGATCAAAACTTATATATGATAAAGTTAAATTGAACAGCTCTCCTGCAAACAATACTAGAACAGTGATACCAACAAAGTCCTAGTTAATGGCCAGGATTAAAGGGGTTTAAATTACTGGTTGTCTGGTAAGGATAAAAACACACAGTTTATTAATAAGGTTTAGATCCAATGAAATCAAAGAGCTGTGATTAGtcaaataataatgatgatgaCCACACCTCCATAGCTAAACTAGAAACTTCCACATCATAGTTTGTAATTCAGACATTCCAAAATTAGTAAATCTTAATTTGCAAGAttaatttttacaaagttaaTTGTAAACCTTTATGACTGCTCACACAATCACATGCCAGGCTAGAATATGATTGTATGATGAACTGAACTACGGCTGCTTCCTGACATGTTCCTGCCATACCTCttacaatttaattttattatagttAATTAACAGATGATGATTTTTCTGCAGCGTACCATAAAATCCACTTGAAATGGTAGTAGATTTATATATATCACAATGATTTTGAAGATACAGAGCCACCAAGAGTTACAAGTTTGAAGCACACTTATCCTCTGAATGAATTAGTAGATCACGGCGAAAATGAATAGTTTGTCGCTGATCCAAGAGGTTATGAGGTTATTGCTCTGTATCTTGCCAAACAGTTCCTCTCCTCCTTGACATCTGATCCCAGGCTTAAACTAAATCAGGTAATCCATAAGCACTTCAAACGTAGTCATAAGTTCCGTCGCTGGTTCACGAATTCTAATCACGGCGGAAATTGTGGTCGCAAATCTGCAGGCAGTTAAAGAGATAAGGTACTCAAACAATGGAGTTACCATAAAAACTGAGGATGGTTCAACATACAATTTCAAGTATGTTATTGTGTCTGTCAGTCTTGGAGTCCTGCAAAGTGACCTTATTGAGTTCCAGCCTAAATTACTAGTAATTACTTTCATTTTTCTCTATCATCATGACTTAATTTCCTTAATTTGTGCAATGATTAACGATAATCTCTCTGGTTGTATGATCAGGTATGGAAAAGAATTGCAATAACAGATTTTAGCTTGCCAATATACACAAAGATATTCCTGAAATTTCCCTACAAGTTCTGGCCAGTAGGCCCTGGAACTGAGTTCTTCCTCTACACTCATGTCAGGCGTGGATACTATCCAATTTGGCAGGTAACTGTTCATATTTTGATTATAGAATTGATTAatagaagaagatgatgatgaattaGATGAATTAAAATGCAGAATTTGGAGAATGAGTATCCAGGATCAAACCTTTTATTCGTGACAGTAACAGCTGATGAATCAAGGAGGGTAGAGGCATTAACAGACaaagaaattaaagaagaaATCATGGAGATTCTGAAGAAGAAATCATGggaaaaaattccaaaaccaGAAGCAATTCTTGTGCAAGTATTACAGAGGCAGCTATTCTAATTGGCCTCCTAACTACACTCAACAACGCAAAGACCAGTTAGCGGTTAGTTCTTTTCCTGTCAGTTTGAATACCCGCTGTTCCCAATTGCTTTGATATAAAGTTTGTTATCATATTTAGTAACAAACTCAAGGATGTTTGGTTCCGAGGATTACCAATTGTTAATAGTTAATTTCTTCCAGGTATCACCACAGTTCCTGCTTCAACTGGAATATAAACAAGGGGATTCTGACGTATCTGTCTGATTGAAAGCATCGAACGTATTCTCGAAAATACTGGTAAATGAAACttcttgtttttgtttatttagaTTTGTATTATATTAGTCAAGAAAGTcattgattttgtcttacatctGGCTCAGCAGGCAATGGAGGCCATAACCCGTGCAGTGCAGGATTGATTTGCTGATCTGTAGTCAGTTTCCCACATTGAGTAAGTTTCTCTCATCCTAATACCGCTTTCTTTAACTAAATCTGCAGGTAAACAATTAACcgaaataaaaaacaataaatgcTCCATTGAATATGTTAGTGTTTGACCCATTGTTTTGGTTCCCATGAAGCATATCTGGATTTGATGGGCATATTTGTTTTCTCTTGAATATGGCAGCCACAAAAACCTGATAGATAAATTAATGTTATTCAATCATGAATTTATTGATATTATTGTGTCTAACGTACAGTAAGTAAACCATGCATTAACAGGACTGTTTTGTCGGATAGGTCCCTCGCTCTCCCGTAATCAAGTATTTTAATCCCATCTCCAGGATTCTATTCCTGTTGAGTTCTTTAACTTGTTGGACTACCTGTTTGGTGGTAGGACTGTTTTGTCTCTAAATGTACATGTGTTTATCAATCCGAATCAAATAGTTAAGCATACAATTGAATCCATAACTGTTTACATTTATTGTTTTTTGTTTCGGTTAACTGTTTAATGCTTCTGTTTATATataacattttcattttttttacaatGTGATTGATATTTTACCCTTCTGTaggttttataattattatctctcctccagtttgaagttttcgTTTCTGTATCTTCAATTGTCAAATGAAGAAGAATGATTGTGGCTCGTTTTCGAGGAGAATTTCCTGGTGCTCATTAGTCACTGCAGAAAGGTATGCAAAATACATTATACACAGCACTTCGCGTTTAATAATTTTCTGATCATTATAGACAGTTCATTGTATTTGACAGAGGGCATTGATACTGTGGATAACTCAGTATTCAACTTGCTGAACACAAGCAGCTGTTCAAAGATCCAAGAGCTATGGCAGAGATCTTGCTTCATTAATTGTTATAGGTCCAGGTGCGAGTGGCATCTAAGGGCAAAGCGGAAAAGCTGAACGTCGTGCCGATTTCACCATTTTGGAACAATAATGAACTGGGCAGAAGTCAGTCTAATAAACACCAAACCCTTGCTTCCTCCAACATAACCCTTCTCTTTCATTCTCCTCTATTGTTCCTTCATCAAACTCAACATTTCTTCCCCTCCTTCACATGATAAATCACCTGCATGGAACACAGTACGTTGACTCCTTAATCTCAATCTGGTTGCAGCATATTTCCTTGTGCACTCTGGTTTGCTTCATTTCGGACTGAAGAGTTTGGGCATTCACTGATTATTCACATCAACGACTATATCTACTCGCCCATTGAAGTCTGTGCGCGGAGAGCAATGTGCCCTAAAGTAGAGCCCCTTCGTTGGGGTTGACAATAATCGATTTGGCCTTTGTTTTTACGGGCAATCTGACTCTGCATGTCGACGACACAAGTGTAATGCTTTAGCTGAAAAGGTCACTCTGTGTCTACTAGACATTGAGTTCAGATGTTTTCTATTAGTCCTGAGTGGCTACAAGCATGCAAAACTCCTAGAAAAGTTACATGGTTCGGTTTAAGTCCTTTATCGATCATCTCTTTGAAGAAATCGAGTGATCATGCTTGAATCTGTGATTTTCCGCAGCAACAACCATTGATGTATATGGAATGACAGAAAGATGTGGGATGCGTTTAAACACCTTGTCCGAGTAACCAAAACACCCTGCTTTGGCATACATGTCTCCAAGCGCGGCAGCAACAACATCGTTCGACTCATGCCCACCGTGAATCATTTCCATGTGTGCAACTTTCCTTATAATCAGCTTCTCCATGTTAGAACAAGCATAAGTTGTGCATAAGCAATTGAATTCTCGAAATGGTTAGGCCTTCCTGCAGTAAAACAATTGAATTCTCTCAAAAGTTCAAGTGCTTCATTTCTTAAGTCTATGATACAAACATTCTTCAAATCCATCGAACCAAAAACTCGTCTTGGTCCTTCGACATCATTCAATTTCTAGTACATGTCCACTAGTGAAGAATAAAAGATGAGGTTTTGTTGAAACCCTAAAATCTCAACATGGGTATTTTCTTATTAGTATCGTCGTCAGCAATCATCGAAGGCACCTTAATTAATGTAGTGAAAGTGAATTCATTTGGTGTGATCCAATTTTTCGGCATTGTTTTGTATAGAGAAAGCGAAATTGGGATTACCTACGTGGGCGTAGCCATCAATGAGCGAAGTCCACAAGACTACGTTTGGTTCAGAATATCATCAAACAGATTGGTGTTTTATGTAGCTATTGATGATATTATATCAGTAAAAGTTCGGATTGAGTTAAAGAAATTGCAGAAGTTAGATTTTATAATTCCGTACAAGCCGACTTTTCAGCCATTTTATTGACTTATCACTTCATTAGTCAATTAAGAATTAGTAGATACTCTTAAAAGTAATTTCTCTTATAAATATGCAAatcaaaaattttaatttaatgtaaTTGATTCGTTTGAAATTCTGTGCAATGCATGAAAATGTAATTTTATACATAAATATGAACTTATTAGTTGGGAGGTATttgaatatattatttataaattaaattgaaaaatataaataaactgAATAATATAATTACTCTATAAATATTTATCATTTaacttttattatataaaatttcaaaagatattgtttttgttacaatttgaatggattattatataaaatttcaaAAGATATTGTTTTTGTTAAAATTTGAATGGTAAGAAGGTACTTGGTaatctaatatatatttatttttataaaaataatttgataTTTATTGGAGTTTGAGATAATTAAAATGcgaatatttaatttctaatAGAGCAATATGATATgtgaatttgttatttttttaagtaagGGTGGAAAACTAATAgttgaataaataaaataatataataattctTATAAGACTCAAAATAGTTatcaaaaaaaatttgtttgaaataaataacaaaaatattGGTGTAGGAATCTTGCACGAATGCTCCCTAAGGAGTTCTTGTAAAATAACCGAATTcgttagaaaaataaaaatatcataaaCTATTGACATTTTTTAGAGTTGTAAtttgtaaaataaattaaaatcttCAAAGAGGGAACTTGAAGCCTCATCTCGGTCATTCATTTCTACTTCATTCATTCTGATTCTCACTTTCAACATGGACTgcagaaaaataaattatatataagacTCAACaatacatgtaaaaaaaaaaggaattgtttattttttaaactgATGCCTCAATTAAAAAGTATCAGTATAGTGAAAAATACTAGGCGTTAATCGGGCAGCTGAGGTCTCTTGGAATTagcgttttcatatttttaaattttttattatataaattaaattaaatttgctatctaaaaaattggaaaaataatattaaatatttaacataaaaaacttgaaaacataaatatttcaATATTTCTTACATAACATTAAGAATATTAATACGTCCTTAAATATTTCTTATACTTTATTTATACATTATCATGTATTTTTTTtcgtggggggggggggggggggggggttacaACTAAAAGCAAGAAAAAAACACCGAAAGAAACCaaaagacaagaaacaa encodes:
- the LOC136219946 gene encoding cysteine-tryptophan domain-containing zinc finger protein 7 isoform X1 translates to MTSFPVPGGALISPLQENLLCLKEKKIFSRNVKPVPFLKRGQTSSTLLAKESVSLVGKLSKKSKAHAPSSNASGNKEDLPRGSLAPSKHKVVQQAAFCVQDKFLTSSAKERALSQGKKLHRSKSSKNAAGNSLASEVAPPAPNPNPGLILDHWVCCDSCQKWRLLPYDTLPEHLPKKWLCSMLNWLPGKNRCDISEEETTKALIDEGETTKALDAVYQKRMQNDTSRTTSGVHVQHVNHTLQSLNSLAGPTQAKKKHGLKEIAKEGISSGMMRSSNSLNNHLQESVKSRSRNNMNQPPAEANLVNKSRFYTLSKSQNLVAEVKRNPLGEAGNTKLVKMKNKREAEHYGSGNPKKIKIDLSDKHILKSTECSSSRDVRCDAKERLPVPVKNLCNQSQISSSLNVKKRKLIEWQGDQNGLDSTATGNNSRGKLIKKEEVVKKLKVSSWGSQDHAVDGVNAERRIHKDQPLQKNRGNFTSQQHLGLAQLSMRATSSSSKEGEVDLRSRAPPPKRINNVKHNIPDKPSNKFCKDVKVHVNRTNSGQQKAGYGSSGEPGPRL
- the LOC136219946 gene encoding cysteine-tryptophan domain-containing zinc finger protein 7 isoform X2; this translates as MTSFPVPGGALISPLQENLLCLKEKKIFSRNVKPVPFLKRGQTSSTLLAKESVSLVGKLSKKSKAHAPSSNASGNKEDLPRGSLAPSKHKVVQQAAFCVQDKFLTSSAKERALSQGKKLHRSKSSKNAAGNSLASEVAPPAPNPNPGLILDHWVCCDSCQKWRLLPYDTLPEHLPKKWLCSMLNWLPGKNRCDISEEETTKALIDEGETTKALDAVYQKRMQNDTSRTTSGVHVQHVNHTLQSLNSLAGPTQAKKKHGLKEIAKEGISSGMMRSSNSLNNHLQESVKSRSRNNMNQPPAEANLVNKSRFYTLSKSQNLVAEVKRNPLGEGNTKLVKMKNKREAEHYGSGNPKKIKIDLSDKHILKSTECSSSRDVRCDAKERLPVPVKNLCNQSQISSSLNVKKRKLIEWQGDQNGLDSTATGNNSRGKLIKKEEVVKKLKVSSWGSQDHAVDGVNAERRIHKDQPLQKNRGNFTSQQHLGLAQLSMRATSSSSKEGEVDLRSRAPPPKRINNVKHNIPDKPSNKFCKDVKVHVNRTNSGQQKAGYGSSGEPGPRL